One window of Paroedura picta isolate Pp20150507F chromosome 2, Ppicta_v3.0, whole genome shotgun sequence genomic DNA carries:
- the DLK1 gene encoding protein delta homolog 1 translates to MDARAAFVGCCCLVWLLLALPRARGIDCKPGCHPQYGFCQVPGECRCQPGWQGPLCDQCIPFPGCQHGTCAKPWQCTCEEGWLGSLCDTAVHPCSSKPCMNNSTCIETGEGGGYICLCIQGYTGKNCRVRKGPCIVNSSPCENGGTCVDKGGFVPRASCLCLPGFTGKFCETEADPCQSNPCQNGGRCTNTSGGFSCRCPAGYGGVFCSSRATSCASHPCANGGTCHEHPEGGFECTCKPHFIGVTCASHHRNVSGLALAKHKPNHHLHPKASHRPLHPHEQDVLTIRETIENRPAFLNKSQVICFIVLGLLTCLIVLGTAGIVFFSKFETWLANARYSQLVRKERDCYLKANEGENVSVNIIFPEKIKLTDYSKNYTAI, encoded by the exons atggacGCCCGGGCCGCCTTCGTCGGCTGCTGCTGTCTCGTCTGGCTGCTGCTCGCCCTCCCGCGGGCAAGAG GGATCGACTGCAAACCTGGTTGCCACCCACAGTATGGATTTTGCCAAGTTCCTGGTGAATGCAG GTGCCAGCCTGGCTGGCAAGGCCCTCTCTGTGACCAGTGCATCCCTTTCCCAGGCTGCCAGCACGGGACCTGTGCCAAACCGTGGCAGTGCACCTGCGAAGAAGGATGGCTCGGGAGCCTTTGCGACACAG CAGTTCACCCGTGCTCTTCGAAACCTTGTATGAATAACTCGACTTGCATAGAAACTGGGGAAGGCGGCGGATATATTTGCTTGTGCATTCAAGGATACACTGGGAAAAACTGCCGCGTGAGAAAGGGGCCCTGTATAGTTAACAG CTCCCCCTGCGAGAACGGCGGCACCTGCGTGGACAAAGGCGGCTTTGTGCCCAGAGCctcttgcctgtgccttcccgGCTTTACCGGCAAGTTTTGCGAAACGGAGGCTGATCCCTGCCAGTCAAACCCGTGTCAGAATGGAGGAAGGTGCACCAATACCAGCGGGGGCTTCAGCTGTCGATGCCCTGCTGGGTACGGAGGCGTGTTCTGCAGCAGCCGCGCCACATCCTGCGCCAGCCACCCATGCGCCAACGGCGGGACGTGTCACGAACACCCCGAAGGAGGTTTTGAATGCACTTGCAAGCCACATTTCATTGGGGTCACCTGTGCTTCTCACCACCGAAATGTGAGTGGCCTCGCGCTGGCCAAACACAAGCCGAACCACCATCTACACCCGAAAGCTTCTCACAGGCCGCTTCATCCACATGAGCAGGACGTCCTGACCATAAGAGAGACCATTGAAAACCGGCCCGCCTTCCTCAATAAGAGCCAGGTCATCTGCTTCATTGTCTTGGGCTTGTTGACGTGTCTCATTGTGCTGGGGACGGCaggaattgtgtttttttccaaattTGAAACGTGGCTGGCCAACGCCCGGTACAGCCAGCTGGTGCGTAAGGAGCGGGATTGCTACCTGAAGGCCAACGAGGGCGAGAACGTTTCCGTGAATATCATCTTCCCCGAGAAGATCAAACTGACCGACTACTCTAAGAACTACACAGCCATCTAG